A window from Besnoitia besnoiti strain Bb-Ger1 chromosome Unknown contig00218, whole genome shotgun sequence encodes these proteins:
- a CDS encoding uncharacterized protein (encoded by transcript BESB_042440), translating to MCIKYSGIQRIFEKPTFVYKLYEYHDIHFGSRLLNVSLYGIHGSDSCWPGTCLVTGMNAFYAWYAWIILDSSIV from the coding sequence tgcattaagtatagtggtatccagcgtatatttgaaaaaccaacatttgtatacaagctgtacgaatatcatgacattcactttggtagtcgccttcttaatgttagtctgtacggaatacacggatcggattcttgttggcctggcacctgtttagtaactgggatgaacgctttttacgcctggtatgcatggataatactcgactcttctatagtttaa